The following are encoded in a window of Mumia flava genomic DNA:
- the def gene encoding peptide deformylase: MTVSLPTGGTVRPITRWGEPVMHRRLTPVTDYDADLEQLVADMFATMYAADGAGLAANQIGVDLQVFVFDCTDGDHRRQAGVVCNPVLTLPEGADRNLDDSEEGCLSLPGAYTYCARPDWSRVEGTDHTGAPVTYVGEGGTLARCLQHETDHLMGTVFGDRVPARARKKLYKQAESIADDYPKDWPAAPRTSSAHDL, translated from the coding sequence TTGACCGTCTCGCTGCCCACCGGAGGCACCGTCCGTCCGATCACCCGGTGGGGTGAGCCGGTCATGCACCGCAGGCTCACGCCCGTGACCGACTACGACGCGGACCTCGAGCAGCTGGTCGCCGACATGTTCGCCACCATGTACGCCGCCGACGGGGCGGGCCTGGCCGCGAACCAGATCGGCGTCGACCTCCAGGTGTTCGTGTTCGACTGCACCGACGGTGACCACCGACGGCAGGCCGGTGTCGTGTGCAACCCGGTGCTCACCCTGCCGGAGGGCGCAGACCGGAACCTCGACGACAGCGAGGAGGGCTGCCTGTCCCTCCCCGGCGCTTACACGTACTGCGCACGACCGGACTGGTCCCGCGTGGAAGGGACCGACCACACCGGGGCGCCCGTCACCTACGTCGGCGAGGGCGGGACCCTGGCGCGCTGCCTCCAGCACGAGACCGACCACCTGATGGGCACCGTCTTCGGCGACCGGGTCCCGGCCCGCGCCCGCAAGAAGCTCTACAAGCAGGCCGAGTCGATCGCCGACGACTACCCGAAGGACTGGCCGGCCGCGCCGCGGACGAGCAGCGCACACGATCTCTGA
- a CDS encoding TrmH family RNA methyltransferase, with product MAELIEVGDPADVRLRDYVDLRDVQLRKLLETERGLFIAEGEKVVRRALESGHRARSFLMSPRWLDPLADLLDTTDAPVYVMADDAVERLTGFHVHRGALASLERAPLPDVAEVLAGARRVVVAEDLMDHANIGSVFRAAAALGFDAVVLSPRCADPLYRRAIKVSMGSVFWLPYARVADWYAFPDLLREHGFTSLAMTLAPDAVDLREVAAQHRGTDSRLALMVGGEGHGLSARWTKAADLRVTIPLAASIDSLNVASATAVACWALGGA from the coding sequence ATGGCTGAGCTGATCGAGGTCGGTGACCCCGCGGACGTGCGCCTGCGCGACTACGTCGACCTCCGCGACGTCCAGCTCCGCAAGCTGCTGGAGACCGAGCGCGGTCTCTTCATCGCCGAGGGGGAGAAGGTGGTTCGACGGGCGCTGGAGTCCGGGCACCGCGCACGGTCGTTCCTGATGTCGCCGCGCTGGCTCGACCCGCTCGCGGACCTGCTCGACACCACGGACGCGCCGGTCTACGTGATGGCGGACGACGCCGTCGAGCGGCTGACCGGGTTCCACGTGCACCGCGGCGCCCTCGCCAGTCTCGAGCGGGCGCCGTTGCCCGACGTCGCGGAGGTGCTCGCCGGCGCGCGGCGGGTCGTGGTCGCCGAGGACCTGATGGACCACGCCAACATCGGGAGCGTGTTCCGCGCGGCCGCGGCGCTGGGGTTCGACGCGGTCGTGCTGTCGCCACGGTGCGCGGACCCGCTCTACCGACGGGCGATCAAGGTCTCGATGGGGTCGGTGTTCTGGCTCCCGTACGCCCGGGTGGCCGACTGGTACGCGTTCCCCGACCTGCTGCGCGAGCACGGGTTCACCAGCCTCGCGATGACGCTCGCGCCGGACGCGGTCGACCTCCGTGAGGTTGCGGCGCAGCATCGTGGGACGGACTCCCGTCTCGCGCTCATGGTGGGTGGCGAGGGCCACGGGCTCTCGGCGCGGTGGACCAAGGCCGCGGACCTCCGGGTCACGATCCCGTTGGCGGCGTCGATCGACTCGCTGAATGTCGCGTCGGCGACGGCGGTTGCCTGCTGGGCGCTCGGCGGGGCCTGA
- a CDS encoding precorrin-2 dehydrogenase/sirohydrochlorin ferrochelatase family protein: MSEHGPGLSHPPYVAGLILAGRRVVVVGGGRVTARRLPTLLDAGAAVTVVAPALDARIAERVAAGEVAWLERGYESGDLAGAWYAMAATDRPAVNAAIAEEASLRQIFCVRADDAPLGTAWTPATGRWGETTVAVLSNRDPRHSALTRDRLMGAMSQLEPEHRPDEG; this comes from the coding sequence GTGAGCGAGCACGGTCCCGGTCTGTCCCATCCGCCCTACGTCGCCGGTCTGATCCTGGCCGGGCGGCGCGTCGTCGTCGTGGGCGGCGGGCGGGTCACCGCACGGCGTCTCCCGACGCTGCTGGACGCCGGGGCCGCGGTCACGGTCGTGGCGCCCGCCCTCGACGCCCGGATCGCCGAGCGGGTCGCCGCCGGTGAGGTGGCGTGGCTCGAGCGCGGCTACGAGTCGGGAGACCTCGCAGGGGCGTGGTACGCGATGGCCGCGACGGACCGTCCGGCGGTGAATGCGGCGATCGCCGAGGAGGCGTCCCTCCGGCAGATCTTCTGCGTCCGCGCGGACGACGCCCCGCTCGGCACCGCGTGGACCCCGGCGACCGGGCGCTGGGGCGAGACCACCGTCGCGGTGCTGTCCAACCGCGATCCCCGGCACTCGGCCCTGACCCGGGACCGTCTGATGGGGGCGATGTCCCAGCTGGAGCCGGAGCACCGACCGGACGAGGGCTGA
- a CDS encoding YbhB/YbcL family Raf kinase inhibitor-like protein translates to MTLDRPVAPDPYDLLPDVGTFDVTSTDLTDGDACPALLLHAGDNTSPQLSWSGFPAETKSFVVTCFDPDAPTPSGFWHWVLVDVPADVTALPTGAGAGDADLPGGAFHVRNDMGHAQYDGCAPPPGDMPHRYYFVVHAVTEDSLGVDADATPAVVSFNLAFKTSARATLVGTYQH, encoded by the coding sequence ATGACCCTCGACCGTCCCGTCGCCCCCGACCCGTACGACCTGCTGCCCGACGTCGGCACGTTCGACGTCACCAGCACCGACCTCACCGACGGCGACGCGTGCCCGGCGCTGCTGCTGCACGCCGGGGACAACACCTCGCCCCAGCTGTCCTGGTCGGGCTTCCCCGCCGAGACCAAGAGCTTCGTCGTCACGTGCTTCGACCCGGACGCGCCCACGCCGTCCGGGTTCTGGCACTGGGTGCTCGTCGACGTCCCGGCCGACGTGACCGCCCTGCCGACCGGTGCGGGTGCCGGCGACGCCGACCTGCCCGGCGGAGCCTTCCACGTCCGCAACGACATGGGCCATGCGCAGTACGACGGCTGCGCGCCGCCTCCCGGCGACATGCCGCACCGCTACTACTTCGTGGTGCACGCCGTGACCGAGGACAGCCTCGGCGTGGACGCCGACGCCACGCCGGCCGTGGTCTCGTTCAACCTCGCGTTCAAGACGTCGGCACGCGCGACGCTGGTCGGGACGTACCAGCACTGA
- a CDS encoding SPFH domain-containing protein, protein MAPLLIILALVAVFAVVALAKSIQIVPQARAGIVERFGKYRATLNAGLNVITPFIDKVSYKIDLREQVVSFPPQPVITEDNLVVSIDTVIYFQVTNPVAASYGISNYIQALEQLTMTTLRNIIGGMTLEEALTSRERINTALRGVLDEATGKWGIRVNRVELKGIDPPPSIKDSMEKQMRADRDKRAAILQAEGSRQSAILTAEGEKQSAILSAEGQREAQILRAQADREASILKAQGEAQAIQTVFQSIHDGRPDQSLLSYQYLQMLPKIAEGSANKLWIVPSEIGEAMKGLGAAVGQFQGQIPTEVDGPRTRVSYGDDSEELRETQADLSAAHDAVSEALAAAREASAQSSGAGGGLARVLGEDATGADTAAAETPVDRSDLEDTADDLPAQPGEDDQGRPPAPPV, encoded by the coding sequence ATGGCCCCCCTGCTGATCATCCTGGCGCTCGTCGCGGTCTTCGCCGTGGTGGCGCTCGCGAAGTCCATCCAGATCGTGCCGCAGGCGCGAGCCGGGATCGTGGAGCGGTTCGGGAAGTACCGCGCCACCCTGAACGCCGGACTGAACGTCATCACGCCGTTCATCGACAAGGTCAGCTACAAGATCGACCTGCGCGAGCAGGTCGTGTCGTTCCCGCCGCAGCCGGTGATCACCGAGGACAACCTGGTGGTCTCGATCGACACGGTGATCTACTTCCAGGTCACCAACCCGGTCGCCGCGTCGTACGGCATCTCGAACTACATCCAGGCGCTCGAGCAGCTGACGATGACCACGCTGCGCAACATCATCGGCGGGATGACGCTCGAGGAGGCGCTGACGAGCCGCGAGCGGATCAACACGGCGCTGCGTGGCGTGCTCGACGAGGCGACCGGCAAGTGGGGGATCCGGGTCAACCGGGTCGAGCTCAAGGGCATCGACCCGCCCCCCTCGATCAAGGACTCGATGGAGAAGCAGATGCGCGCCGACCGTGACAAGCGCGCGGCGATCCTCCAGGCGGAGGGCAGCCGGCAGTCCGCCATCCTGACCGCCGAGGGCGAGAAGCAGTCCGCGATCCTGTCGGCCGAGGGTCAGCGCGAGGCGCAGATCCTGCGGGCGCAGGCCGACCGGGAGGCCTCCATCCTCAAGGCGCAGGGGGAGGCGCAGGCCATCCAGACCGTCTTCCAGTCGATCCACGACGGCCGTCCGGACCAGTCGCTGCTGTCCTACCAGTACCTCCAGATGCTCCCGAAGATCGCCGAGGGCTCCGCGAACAAGCTCTGGATCGTGCCGAGCGAGATCGGCGAGGCGATGAAGGGTCTCGGTGCCGCCGTCGGTCAGTTCCAGGGCCAGATCCCGACCGAGGTCGACGGGCCGCGCACGCGGGTGTCCTACGGCGACGACTCCGAGGAGCTGCGCGAGACGCAGGCCGACCTGTCGGCCGCGCACGACGCGGTCAGCGAGGCGCTCGCGGCGGCGCGGGAGGCGTCCGCGCAGTCCAGCGGCGCCGGGGGTGGCCTGGCGCGGGTGCTGGGCGAGGACGCGACCGGCGCGGACACCGCGGCCGCAGAGACCCCCGTGGACCGCTCGGACCTCGAGGACACCGCAGACGACCTGCCCGCCCAGCCGGGCGAGGACGACCAGGGACGCCCGCCCGCACCGCCGGTCTGA
- a CDS encoding NfeD family protein: MSGIWDWFAENAWAAWTALGLFLLVVEMLSLDLVFLMLAFGAFAGGVTSAVGGGLVLSVLVAVVVAFGMLWLARPSMLRRLHSGPDLRSGVAALVGQSAVVVEAIDRDHGQVKLDGEIWSARSFDPHRPIASGARVSVLEIDGATAVVFPED, encoded by the coding sequence ATGAGCGGGATCTGGGATTGGTTCGCCGAGAACGCCTGGGCGGCGTGGACGGCGCTCGGCCTCTTCCTCCTGGTCGTCGAGATGCTCAGCCTCGACCTGGTCTTCCTGATGCTGGCGTTCGGCGCGTTCGCCGGCGGCGTCACCTCGGCCGTCGGGGGCGGCCTGGTGCTCAGCGTGCTGGTCGCCGTGGTGGTCGCGTTCGGGATGCTGTGGCTGGCCCGCCCGTCGATGCTCCGGCGGCTGCACTCGGGCCCCGACCTGCGCTCCGGGGTCGCCGCGCTGGTCGGGCAGAGCGCCGTGGTGGTCGAGGCGATCGACCGCGACCACGGGCAGGTGAAGCTCGACGGCGAGATCTGGAGCGCACGCTCCTTCGATCCGCACCGGCCGATCGCCTCCGGCGCACGTGTGTCGGTCCTGGAGATCGACGGAGCCACCGCGGTCGTGTTCCCCGAGGACTGA
- a CDS encoding ABC transporter ATP-binding protein, translating into MAPVLELADVTVRRGTNVLLDEVGWTVEEGQRWVVLGPNGAGKTTMLQIAATQMHPTSGTATVLEEVLGAVDVFELRHRIGYTSAAVADRVPRGERVLDVVLTASYGVVGRWREEYEEFDESRADLLLQLMGADGLRDRTFGTLSEGERKRVLIARALMTDPELLLLDEPAAGLDLGGREDLVGNLGKLARDPDAPVLVLVSHHVEEIPPGFTHVLMLRGGTVTAQGPIESTLTAQNLAITFQMPLILEKRDGRYAARRSTT; encoded by the coding sequence ATGGCGCCCGTGCTCGAGCTCGCCGACGTCACCGTCCGGCGTGGCACCAACGTGCTGCTCGACGAGGTCGGCTGGACGGTCGAGGAAGGCCAGCGCTGGGTCGTCCTCGGACCGAACGGAGCCGGCAAGACGACGATGCTCCAGATCGCCGCGACCCAGATGCACCCCACCTCCGGCACGGCCACCGTGCTCGAGGAGGTGCTCGGCGCGGTCGACGTGTTCGAGCTGCGGCACCGGATCGGCTACACCAGCGCCGCCGTGGCCGACCGGGTCCCCCGGGGCGAGCGTGTCCTCGACGTCGTGCTCACCGCTTCCTACGGCGTGGTGGGGCGCTGGCGCGAGGAGTACGAGGAGTTCGACGAGTCGCGCGCCGACCTCCTGCTGCAGCTGATGGGCGCGGACGGTCTGCGCGATCGCACCTTCGGGACGTTGAGCGAGGGCGAGCGCAAGCGGGTGCTGATCGCGCGTGCGCTGATGACCGACCCCGAGCTGCTGCTGCTGGACGAGCCGGCGGCCGGTCTCGACCTGGGGGGACGCGAGGATCTCGTCGGCAACCTCGGCAAGCTCGCCCGCGACCCCGACGCGCCGGTGCTCGTGCTGGTCTCGCACCACGTCGAGGAGATCCCTCCGGGCTTCACCCACGTGCTCATGCTCCGCGGCGGCACCGTGACCGCGCAGGGGCCGATCGAGTCCACGCTGACGGCCCAGAACCTCGCGATCACCTTCCAGATGCCGCTCATCCTGGAGAAGCGCGACGGCCGGTACGCCGCCCGGCGCTCGACCACCTGA
- the serB gene encoding phosphoserine phosphatase SerB, with the protein MNAPVPTPSAPLDAPTVSVSLIGRDHAGVTSRLFEVVAPFEVEVIDVEQLVVRGRLVLAVLLTAPAERADFERTIAEVARDLGMDHDVTYGTGDNRPRRRGRSHVTVLGSPLGPAAFAAVTARIAEAGGNIDRIVRMARYPVTAIDLDVSGADPEPLRRELSLEAARQGIDVAVQPLGIHQHAQRLVVMDVDSTLIQGEVIEMIAAHAGCEAEVAEVTAAAMRGELDFTESLVERVALLRGVPASALDAVYDSVVLAPGARTMIRTLKRLGYRFALVSGGFTQIIDRLAASLGIDYADANTLEVVDGQLTGRITGPVVDRAGKASALRRFAAQAGISEANTVAIGDGANDLDMLEAAGLGIAFNAKPAVRDAADTSLSVPYLDAIVFLLGITREEIEAADEAERAQ; encoded by the coding sequence ATGAACGCGCCCGTCCCCACCCCGTCCGCACCGCTCGACGCCCCGACCGTGTCGGTGAGCCTGATCGGTCGCGACCACGCCGGCGTCACCAGCCGCCTGTTCGAGGTCGTCGCACCGTTCGAGGTCGAGGTGATCGACGTCGAGCAGCTCGTCGTGCGCGGCCGCCTCGTGCTCGCGGTGCTGCTCACGGCACCGGCGGAGCGTGCAGACTTCGAACGCACGATCGCCGAGGTCGCGCGCGACCTCGGGATGGACCACGACGTCACCTACGGCACCGGCGACAACCGTCCGCGGCGTCGTGGCCGCAGCCACGTCACCGTCCTGGGGTCACCGCTCGGCCCCGCCGCGTTCGCTGCGGTGACCGCGCGGATCGCCGAGGCCGGCGGCAACATCGACCGGATCGTCCGGATGGCGCGCTACCCCGTCACGGCGATCGACCTCGACGTCTCGGGAGCCGACCCGGAGCCGCTGCGCCGGGAGCTGTCGTTGGAGGCCGCACGCCAGGGCATCGACGTCGCGGTCCAGCCGCTCGGCATCCACCAGCACGCCCAGCGGCTCGTCGTGATGGACGTGGACTCGACCCTGATCCAGGGCGAGGTGATCGAGATGATCGCCGCCCACGCCGGGTGCGAGGCCGAGGTCGCCGAGGTCACCGCGGCGGCGATGCGCGGGGAGCTCGACTTCACCGAGTCGCTGGTCGAGCGCGTCGCGCTGCTGCGCGGTGTGCCTGCGAGCGCGCTGGACGCCGTCTACGACAGCGTCGTCCTCGCGCCCGGTGCGCGGACGATGATCCGGACCCTCAAACGGCTGGGATACCGCTTCGCGCTGGTCAGCGGCGGTTTCACCCAGATCATCGACCGCCTCGCCGCCAGTCTCGGGATCGACTACGCCGACGCCAACACGCTGGAGGTCGTCGACGGTCAGCTGACCGGACGGATCACCGGCCCGGTCGTCGACCGTGCGGGCAAGGCATCGGCGCTGCGCCGGTTCGCGGCGCAGGCCGGGATCTCCGAGGCCAACACCGTGGCGATCGGTGACGGCGCGAACGATCTCGACATGCTGGAGGCCGCCGGTCTGGGGATCGCCTTCAACGCCAAGCCGGCCGTACGTGACGCGGCCGACACGTCGCTGTCGGTCCCCTACCTGGACGCGATCGTCTTCCTGCTCGGCATCACCCGCGAGGAGATCGAGGCCGCGGACGAGGCCGAGCGAGCTCAGTGA
- a CDS encoding SixA phosphatase family protein, with translation MKQLVVVRHAKAEPHRVDDRGRRLAERGHVDARRRGHELSDFVTGEAYALVSAAARTQETFADLNEALGLDDAHVEVLDSLYLASAQRVLHEIRTVETDPATVIVVGHNPSMADLVWMLHDGTHNAAWTAYGDRGFPTSAAAVLTYDGDWFDVDPRTMRLEDFLAPPPRH, from the coding sequence GTGAAGCAGCTCGTGGTCGTGCGGCACGCGAAGGCCGAGCCGCACCGGGTCGATGATCGCGGTCGCCGGCTCGCGGAGCGCGGTCACGTCGACGCGCGGCGACGCGGTCACGAGCTGAGCGACTTCGTGACGGGTGAGGCGTACGCCCTGGTCTCGGCTGCTGCCCGCACCCAGGAGACGTTCGCGGACCTGAACGAGGCGCTGGGGCTCGACGACGCCCACGTCGAGGTCCTCGACTCGCTCTACCTGGCCTCCGCCCAGCGGGTGCTGCACGAGATCCGCACCGTCGAGACGGACCCCGCCACCGTGATCGTCGTGGGCCACAACCCGTCGATGGCCGACCTCGTGTGGATGCTGCACGACGGCACCCACAACGCGGCGTGGACGGCGTACGGCGACCGTGGCTTCCCGACCTCGGCGGCAGCGGTGCTGACCTATGACGGGGACTGGTTCGACGTCGACCCGCGCACCATGCGGCTGGAGGACTTCCTGGCTCCTCCGCCGCGTCACTGA
- a CDS encoding dodecin, with amino-acid sequence MTNRTYSITEIVGTSTESVSEAITNGVERASKTLRHLDWFEVEGIRGHVGSEGISHYQVTMKIGFRLEDDE; translated from the coding sequence ATGACGAACCGTACGTACAGCATCACCGAGATCGTCGGGACCTCGACCGAGAGCGTGTCGGAGGCCATCACCAACGGCGTCGAGCGGGCCTCGAAGACCCTGCGCCACCTGGACTGGTTCGAGGTCGAGGGGATCCGCGGCCACGTCGGGAGCGAGGGCATCTCGCACTACCAGGTGACGATGAAGATCGGCTTCCGCCTCGAGGACGACGAGTAG
- a CDS encoding DUF3099 domain-containing protein translates to MDDRAAAPVRITSVAEGRSEELRRRRQRYLVSMLIRTVCFVLAVVTTGPARWLFILGALVLPYVAVVFANTARRKPENDSDVLHPEPIGALPPPPPGESSPPSARDDD, encoded by the coding sequence ATGGACGATCGAGCAGCGGCGCCGGTGCGGATCACCAGCGTGGCGGAGGGACGCAGCGAGGAGCTGCGACGCCGACGGCAGCGCTACCTGGTCTCGATGCTGATCCGGACCGTGTGCTTCGTGCTCGCGGTCGTCACGACGGGGCCGGCCCGGTGGCTGTTCATCCTCGGCGCGCTGGTGCTCCCGTACGTCGCGGTCGTGTTCGCCAACACCGCCCGTCGCAAGCCGGAGAACGACTCCGACGTCCTGCACCCGGAGCCGATCGGCGCCCTCCCCCCGCCTCCGCCCGGTGAGTCGTCGCCGCCCTCGGCGCGCGACGATGATTGA
- the moaA gene encoding GTP 3',8-cyclase MoaA, producing MSLDTAETLPTPVAGALADTHGRVATDLRVSLTDRCNLRCQYCMPAEGLDWMPTEQTLTDDEVVRLVSIAVERLGVTDVRFTGGEPLLRRGLPGIVAATKALSGSPTVSLTSNGMGLKRTAGALAEAGLDRVNISLDTVRPESFREITRRDRLHDVIDGLAAAQAAGLAPVKVNAVLMRGINDDEAPELLGWCLERGYQLRFIEQMPLDAQHGWDREAMITADEIFERLAPAYDLAPADRSRGSAPAEEFLVDGGPQTVGIIASVTRPFCGDCDRVRLTADGQVRNCLFAREESDLRTAMRAGADDAEIAERWQAAMITKLPGHGIDDAGFLQPVRPMSAIGG from the coding sequence ATGTCCCTCGACACCGCCGAGACGCTCCCGACGCCCGTGGCAGGCGCCCTCGCGGACACCCACGGCCGCGTCGCCACCGACCTGCGGGTCTCGCTGACCGACCGGTGCAACCTGCGCTGCCAGTACTGCATGCCCGCGGAGGGCCTGGACTGGATGCCGACCGAGCAGACCCTGACCGACGACGAGGTCGTCCGCCTGGTCTCGATCGCGGTCGAGCGCCTGGGGGTCACCGACGTTCGGTTCACCGGGGGAGAGCCCCTGCTGCGCCGTGGCCTGCCGGGCATCGTCGCGGCGACGAAGGCACTCTCCGGGTCGCCGACGGTGTCGCTGACCTCCAACGGCATGGGTCTGAAGCGGACCGCGGGCGCGCTGGCCGAGGCCGGGCTCGACCGGGTCAACATCAGCCTCGACACCGTCCGGCCGGAGTCGTTCCGCGAGATCACACGCCGTGACCGCCTGCACGACGTGATCGACGGGCTCGCCGCCGCGCAGGCGGCCGGGCTGGCCCCGGTGAAGGTCAACGCCGTGCTGATGCGCGGGATCAACGACGACGAGGCGCCGGAGCTGCTCGGCTGGTGCCTGGAGCGCGGCTACCAGCTCCGGTTCATCGAGCAGATGCCGCTCGACGCCCAGCACGGGTGGGACCGCGAGGCGATGATCACCGCCGACGAGATCTTCGAGCGGCTCGCGCCGGCCTACGACCTGGCTCCCGCCGACCGCTCGCGGGGCTCCGCACCGGCGGAGGAGTTCCTGGTCGACGGCGGGCCGCAGACCGTCGGGATCATCGCGTCGGTCACGCGTCCGTTCTGCGGTGACTGCGACCGCGTCCGGCTCACGGCCGACGGTCAGGTGCGCAACTGTCTGTTCGCCCGCGAGGAGTCCGATCTGCGGACCGCGATGCGCGCCGGCGCCGACGACGCCGAGATCGCCGAGCGGTGGCAGGCTGCGATGATCACGAAGCTGCCGGGCCACGGCATCGACGACGCCGGCTTCCTCCAGCCGGTCCGTCCGATGTCCGCGATCGGCGGCTGA
- a CDS encoding SURF1 family protein, with amino-acid sequence MYRFLLTRRWLAFALFVVALAAVCLRLGAWQFDRLDERQARNEVTRHNLSADPVDLTDVAAAPGSTATSDPDDEWRQVEVRGTYDPDHQIVVKYQTRENHGPGVEIVTPLVTADGTAVLVDRGWVASANTAASPDDVPEPVGGEVEVVGWWRADSTAETSAVVPDDGQVRAISSAGIAESLPYAVYAGGYLALESQRPGDDALLTPTVPDLGQGPHFFYGLQWWFFALLALVGFVWFAWSEAHPRPGRTTARGPRPSAGPPATSERAGGSPVDREHHAGEVRSGG; translated from the coding sequence GTGTACCGGTTCCTGCTGACGCGCCGTTGGCTCGCGTTCGCACTCTTCGTGGTGGCGCTGGCCGCGGTGTGCCTGCGGCTCGGCGCCTGGCAGTTCGACCGGCTCGACGAGCGGCAGGCTCGCAACGAGGTGACGCGCCACAACCTGTCGGCCGATCCCGTCGACCTCACCGACGTCGCCGCGGCTCCGGGCAGCACCGCCACGTCCGACCCCGACGACGAGTGGCGCCAGGTGGAGGTGCGCGGGACCTACGACCCGGACCACCAGATCGTGGTGAAGTACCAGACCCGCGAGAACCACGGGCCGGGCGTGGAGATCGTGACCCCGCTCGTGACCGCTGACGGCACGGCGGTGCTGGTCGACCGCGGCTGGGTCGCCTCGGCCAACACCGCGGCCAGCCCGGACGACGTCCCGGAGCCCGTCGGCGGCGAGGTCGAGGTGGTCGGCTGGTGGCGGGCGGACTCGACGGCGGAGACCAGCGCCGTGGTGCCCGACGACGGGCAGGTCCGAGCGATCTCGAGCGCCGGGATCGCCGAGAGCCTCCCGTACGCCGTGTACGCAGGCGGATACCTGGCGCTGGAGTCCCAGCGACCCGGCGACGACGCGCTGCTGACGCCGACCGTCCCGGACCTCGGCCAGGGACCGCACTTCTTCTACGGCTTGCAGTGGTGGTTCTTCGCGCTGCTCGCCCTGGTGGGCTTCGTCTGGTTCGCCTGGTCCGAGGCACACCCCCGACCCGGCCGTACGACCGCCCGTGGTCCGCGCCCGAGCGCAGGCCCGCCGGCGACGTCAGAGCGCGCGGGTGGCTCCCCCGTCGACCGGGAGCATCACGCCGGTGAGGTACGAAGCGGCGGGTGA
- a CDS encoding SDR family oxidoreductase, which yields MTNGHDERVYLLTGATGGLGFATAEVLVAHGARVVISGRDAERVADAVSALGAEQAEGVVADNADPRTPHVLIAAARERFGRVDGLLVSVGGPAAGRITEIADEAWRESFESVFLGAVRITREVAAELGDGGSIALVLSNSVRAPIAGLGVSNGLRPGLAMVAKDLADELGPRGVRVNALLPARIDTERVRHLDALGGQPDEARAAAEAKIPMGRYGRPEEFGQAAAFLLSPAASYLTGVMLPVDGGATRAL from the coding sequence ATGACGAACGGACACGACGAACGCGTGTACCTGCTCACCGGCGCCACCGGTGGGCTCGGGTTCGCGACCGCCGAGGTGCTGGTCGCGCACGGTGCCCGGGTGGTGATCAGCGGACGGGACGCCGAACGGGTCGCGGACGCCGTCTCGGCGCTCGGCGCGGAGCAGGCCGAGGGCGTCGTCGCCGACAACGCCGACCCGCGGACGCCCCACGTGCTGATCGCGGCCGCTCGCGAGCGGTTCGGCCGGGTCGACGGGCTGCTGGTCAGCGTGGGAGGGCCGGCGGCCGGCCGGATCACCGAGATCGCCGACGAGGCCTGGCGGGAGTCGTTCGAGAGCGTCTTCCTCGGGGCCGTCCGGATCACCCGCGAAGTGGCGGCGGAGCTCGGTGACGGCGGCTCGATCGCTCTGGTGCTGTCGAACTCGGTCCGTGCGCCGATCGCCGGCCTCGGCGTCAGCAACGGGTTGCGACCGGGCCTCGCGATGGTCGCCAAGGACCTCGCCGACGAGCTCGGTCCGCGTGGGGTGCGGGTCAACGCCCTCCTGCCGGCGCGCATCGACACCGAACGGGTCCGCCACCTCGATGCACTCGGCGGGCAGCCGGACGAGGCGCGTGCCGCGGCCGAGGCCAAGATCCCGATGGGTCGATACGGCCGTCCCGAGGAGTTCGGACAGGCAGCGGCGTTCCTGCTGTCACCCGCCGCTTCGTACCTCACCGGCGTGATGCTCCCGGTCGACGGGGGAGCCACCCGCGCGCTCTGA